Sequence from the Uloborus diversus isolate 005 chromosome 8, Udiv.v.3.1, whole genome shotgun sequence genome:
CAGTCATAAATGAGAGTGATATTTGGTTATGAACATTAGGATGGCCTTATTTAGCGCATTTACCTTATATAATAGAGATGGACTTAATGTGCCCcgagaaaattttatttcgtcaAAGGGTGCAGGGTgtcgaaaaagtttgaaaacccctggcttaaaacaatgaaaagtaaATCATCAACCTCTAGTTTTTTAACTGAAGGATGGGAGGGGATGGAGGGAGGGATGGCTGATGGCAAAGTGCACTAAAAAACTTCAATGAAACactaaataagttaaaacaattttaaacataaGACAGAAAATTACTGTTTTTCCCCCCTGTCCGTTTTACTTTCAATTTTGTCTTGAATATTTGTAAGTGAATAGATGAGTATTTTAAAGCCGGAGGGAAAAGTGCTTAGGTAATTTAGCAAAATGAAATGATAATTCCATCATAGCTCAAATACACAGCATTTTACCACCATTATTCAGTGCCATGCTTTTCATGCAATGTACAGCTCACTGTTTGTAAGCTAGACTTTCTTCCACTattataaagataaaattttacattttttgaaatatttcttaccTTGAACATGTCCAGAAAGCTAAGGAATACGTAAAAATTTAGTGAGGTTATAcggtaaattcaaaattattaattaacaGGACACTGATCATAAAATTAACTGTCAGTTCTTTCAAAGAACTTAACTTACATAGAAATTTCTAAATCACAATCTTATTTCTCTGGATAAAAAgtgtattcaattatttattcatgattaaaacttcCATTTGCATAAACTTATAATAATCTAAATACTACAGCAATAGTTAAAGTAACTGAAAAGctagaaaataagtcaaaattcactgtcaaaaaaaaaaaaaaaaaaaaaaaaaaaaactacttgattTTGTCTAGGCATTGATACATAAGGAAGAAAAGGAGGTAACGGACACATGCAGTGAAAACAATTCTAATTACTTCAATAATGGAGAAACAAAGCCTTGCTGCTGGTTCTGAGTACTGAATATGTTCCACAGCTTTACTACAAATCAAGCGCACTAATTCCATAAGCTTTTGGCAAGGCAACGAGTTTGgatctaaaagaaaaatacttttacaacaaATGGAGCACGTTTATAGTAAATATGTCTTAGAATTCATGAACCAATTATATCCTAAAACAAATGAtactctttttttataaatatatattaaaaggGACTTACTGCTGGAATGCAGTTTTGGTGCTGCTTTTCAAAAACCCTTTCACAAAAAACTGGTTATTTGTCAGGATTTAATTATTTCACATTTGGGTCCCAGTACTGGAAAAATTATGAATTCACCCCATACATGTATAATGCATCGCCTAAAATCCGCCCATCTCAAATCCCTCAAAGTCAGAAACCAGAGTTGATTTTTTTCTGGAATTGATTACAGGGTTCGTACCCAAttacagaaataaaatgaaggagttttgaaggagtaaaatgagattttgaaggagtaataatgggctgtcattaaatgacgttgcacttttttcaacatatttgacccccttccccttttgtcacacttcaccttactcctcctcttatcacatgtcatatttttttataatcatattGATATAATAACTGTATGGTGTCACTTATTGTCACCCTCTCTCTCTCcaccttgtcacaatttcatgaacccgtctcccctTCAACGCATtgccctttttacaatatcataactgcaatttactaagcaattgtttttttaaacacaatcacttaatgcaGTACATCttcttatgtatttttgaatagttaaatatTGATTAGAGAACCTGACTTATGTTGCTCAGAGTGTGGTGGAGAAAAAACaatataatcataaaacttgaaaaaatagccaagcaccatttaagcatgttttatgTCACTTAAGAAATGTCTTTGtcatataacaatattttcatcTTAAACTTTTATGACTTGTAAATgaaatctttatgaaaaaaataaaaacacaaaattactacattaaattcGCCCTTATACCTTTGCTCTTGTGAAGAAGTTAAGTtatcgatcgaagtattttatgtTACTGTCATAAAGGAAGATGATGTAGTCTTAAActaaaggagttttgaaggagtcaaaaccaaaatgaaggagtctgAAGGACCCTtcagaaaaatttcttaaatgaaggagtattggaggagttttgaaggagcgtacgaaccctggtaaaGTCATTTTTATAAGCGTACAGACCACTATCCGAATTTCAGCATATCCAAGTTATATGCAgagtgcacaaaaaaaaaaaaaaaaatagaattgaaaACACATGGACAACTGGACTTTTTCCCcccgcgattttttaaaaatataataacagcAAAATGCTTAAACATTACATATGAcaggtttcattaaaaaaacacaaaatgaagCCAAAGGTACACAGAATTCAGCAAGTAAAAGCCGAATGTAAACTATTTTGGACatataaattgaaaacaaatgccttaaaaatggaagaaatatcaagttttttttcaaaaggtgctgcttattgtttttgtttcatcGTGATGGTGGCAATTTCAAGAACAATCATCaccttggaatttaaaacttaacTTCTTAAAGCAACAGCTGAAAGAATGTTAGTTACCGTTAGATATATTCGTGGTCACTAAGTGCACCGAGTTCCTATTCCAAATCAGTACCTCTTGGGGGGTACTAGACTTTggcataaaagcaaaaaaaaaacagctcaaaatgaatagtttttacaTATATGGATAAAAGTTAGCATTAATGTAAACAATTATTAGTGGTTATATCTTTTTTAGCtgttaaaaacattcaaaatagcATTAAAAGGTTGCAAATGTATTCCTTGaaatataattaatgaaatagatgTAACATTCATACAAAATGAGAGATGTTCATAAAATCGTACGATTTAATCTAATTTCTTTCATTGTACGGAAAAATCTTGCAATGCAGTAGCTCTGATATACCTATTTTTCAAGTCCAGTCTTGAACTCTTAAGTGAGAGAATGAAATAATGACTTTTGTAGAACCGTGAGAACTCTGTGGAAGAAAAATTGTGTTTCTAGTACTTcatagtttaattttgaaagtccAGCCTagcataatatatttttgaagaacaGTAACCAGTTAAAAATCAATACTGCATCAACATTTCTCACAACTAGGGTTGGCTCATTTCTGCCAAAGgcggaaaaaaaatggaaaacaccagtaaaaaaacatttaggcaaaagtatttttatttttgccatggaggcaaaaaaaaaaagatgcgttatttttttattgctgttattTATGGAGAGGGATTGAAGCTAGCTGGGTTTCTGGTATTTTATCTCTAAGattacaattttaatgtttttaaacttaatcTATTCTATGCATCATTGAAACTGTAAGTTAATCTAAACGTTAAGTTTGCAGTTTTAGTAAAATGCCTTTTCAATTAGTACTTTATACGCAGAACATACAAAAGCAGggttataaatcttaaaataattcactgactttggtttaaactattacACTGTCATAACTAATTgagtaacaaatttttttttttagttaatttctaAAAGAGAAGTAATACAATACAACCTCAATACCTCAAATTTCtcggaaagagaaaaaaatagaattttcgaaacattaagattttgaaataattacattAGTAACTCTCACTtgaaatttaaagagaaaaacaatGACTAATATATGAGATAGAAATatggaaagaaatttaaaaaaaaaaactcgtattaAAAAGGAACTTTGTTGATGAAAATTACATGTAAAATAGTTCAAGCTGATTCCTATTCAATTGAACTCTCAACAAACACATTTCATGTTGTTTGATGTTACCCATTTCAAACCTTTTTCCGACTTTCGTTCGAGCATAACTGTAAATtacttttccagtaaaaattaatgaaaaacaaaattaagtcTTAATGGTCTATCTTGATTAAAGTCtcagttatcagggcccaatacagATTGATTTTACTACCGCttttcggtactttcacaaaattctcattttaaaatcggtactttcacaaaaatcaagttataaaatcagcagcttcacaaaattaactttgaaaatcgACACATGACACATtctagatattaaaaaaaaatgaaagtttcacaaaaacctgtgttttaaaatgaaaaacatgcttttctgtttaaaacacagtttactcataaaataaaatgctaagatTATTTATATGAATAATCGCAACTTTTTCATAGTATTAAACTCAAGTTTCACTGTTTTTcgccaaattgcttttaagcaaccttttagcatcagTTTTAGGGGATGGTGATTTCCTGAATTGTGTACAGTACAAAGCTTATTGAGCTGAGATACAACGATATTTTCCctacttcgaaatttttttttctttttaccattTTTTCCACTATGCTggcaaaaataccattttcctGGCAAAATAACCAGCCATTAATCacaacaaatcaaaaattaaattagaaacaaaaagaacttcacaaaggaaaaaaacttGTATTAAAATTACCAAGAACAGCTCTACGAATTAAGCCTTGAAATTCAACAGGGAAAGCATCTTTTTCAAATCCTATAACATCCAATTCATTTGGTTCATTAGCAGTAAAACTTTTGGAACGCTTCAAAGCACTTTTAAGCTCGACAGGTAGTGAATTTGATGGAGGGGGAGAACTTTTCTTGATGACATTGCCCTCCGCAAAATGCACTTTTGATCCATTTTTGGTGAttatctctaaaaaaaaaaatatgatttctgttacaaaatataaattaattcaaAACTTAACACAATTTATTTACAAAGTGAAGACTTCAGGATAAATGTGACTTTGTTATGTGGTACAAGTTCGAGAAGCACTCAACATTCGGTATACTGCATATTTGGCAGACAAACCGAATAATCAGTTTGGCCGAACTCTTTAACATTCAGCAACTGAACAccaaacaaattcaaatgttcaaaaattgataattttttttattataatgaatGAAAGGTGCTGCATAATAACcatagtacaaaattaattcaaactgctttttactaatttaatcacattcaaagtaattttaatgtgagaAAAGATAATTACATGTTAAATTTAAACCTTGTTGCTTTTCAATATGTCTTAAATCTTATGACACATTACATTAATCTAATAGTTTCCAAATCATATAAATATGACACAGTAaccagaaacaaaacaaaaacctcataaagttaagaaataataaatatatagtCAACAGGTTACTACTTATTATTAACTGCTAAATTTTCATATAAAATGTGcagctttaaataaaaataaaatatttgaaaattaagttttgcagtactttaatttttaaaaagactcttcaaaaaaaattgtttttcagaaaattcatatcTGTTATAAAAGTTGTTGACTACAGAATATAAGGCAGGCACACTTCCAAAATTCAGATGCATTTTATATGCCAAATCCTCTGACCGACAGAGCTTGAGGTCTGCGCCATTTTTGGTGGTTGCAAACTGACAACCTCAGTTTTTTTTCATTGGACGGCCTGCCACTGAGCCTTTACTTTTAGCTGTGCCACTCAAACACTTACAAGTTGAAAACCCATTTTACACCAtatgaaatattgtttaaataaaacctAATTAAAATGAATcattgtaatcaaagtttaataattctttgcttttgaaagacaaaaaaaaaaaaaaatatctggcaAGTTTGAAACATCATTccttaattttaatgctaaaattcTTCATCAGTTACAAAAGAGACTAAGACACCTAGCAGAAAGTCACTTGATTAACTtgtaattttaagcgattttggTTTGTTTTTGACGGCCAGTTAAATGCATGCATATTCTTTATTTAGAATGTAATATGTTACCATGATTGTAATTTTATACCAAATCACATCAGGAAAGAAGTTAATTATATCCATTTATGCAGAATTGCAGGTAAACCAAACTAGGCATTTactatattaatttgtttttgcatttcatttcataaaattaaaaaaaaaaagcattttctatattaaattggcacaaaattcaaatattacagttgaaaaattttaacaaaatattcgGTAGCCCACCTATATTTGGTTTAAAATTTGACCAACTCTTCACTGTTCCGCAAAATATGGTATTTGGTGCATCTCTACTACAAATGTTAATAATTTTGCACTAATAGTTGTAAAACGGAGTTGTAAGAAGAATCAGAACCATTATGTATTCCCATGGATCATtccaaattctttttaaaatctgcATTTCCTAACAAATTAGGTCCAAACTATGGGCTCTTGGCTCTCGAAATTTGGGTTCTTGGTTCTCGATGCCATAAGCAAGTTGTTCAGTGTCAGCTTGCTCATTAGCATGTTGTTTCTAACCTTGTTTTCAGTTAACCTCCAAAACCTCTGGTGACTAATGTGTGTGAAgaaatgcaaaagaaagaaaattataaaaaaatacacatatatcTTGTCTGGATACAAAACTGTGCTGAAGAGATTAACAGTTCTTTTAAAGTGTTTGTCTATTATGAAACTCGATGCTGCAGAACCGTTTTGAACATATAGCCACAAGCAACTGAGAGGTAATTGAACGAAACGTATTTCATGccaccattttatttaaaaaagttttgttttgaattcaATAATCATTACCTTCAAAGCTGCCAAAGCTtaactaatgaaaattttaaaattaagaaaaactaaaTATAATCAAAAGTAGAAGTATTGATGCTCTGAGATTCAGTTCATGCGTAGGGGGATGTTGTGGCCTTACAGTATAATAATGTATGATAGTTTCTTTGCACTGTGGAAGACAGCACAATATAAACACACAGAACATTGCATCCCTCCACCCCTCCCCAAATTTTTTAACAACAGTAATCAGTTACTCTCGGCACAAGACTTTTGCCATACGCAAGACAAAGTCTCAAAATGTGGGACAGTCCCTAAAAGTCCAGAACGATTGGCAACCCTAATCACATGTTGTCTGATATCGTCCAACCGTAATGTGCAGAcataaactgaaattttcaacttACTACGGGGGCTATAAATCTCCATTGGGGGCCTAGAAGACTTGGATGTTTGCCCAGAACGCCTGGCTTGTTTCAGTAAATCTTCTCTTCGAAATACATCTTCCTGGccctaaagaaataaaaaatcactgattgttttgttttccttttcaaggtaaaaatcaggacacatgatggggaggggggagtgtagagtagtttttttttcccacaggcttaatattttacgtaacagaaaaatgccaagaaataactcaaatgtaccaataaagaactcaagttgaaaataacCTAATAGTtttgatgtaaagaatattgcatcacacaacaaatttattaatcaggAGGTAGTTCAGagtattaaacattaaagaataacattttacatgttGTTCGTACGTTTACTGACAGCGAAAAATCGAaaaaggggcattccacggtatttttgacattatgtagagtccgtaacgtgacctttttttgccataactttttaatttaccgtttgatttgcaatgGTGTGTttgtaggaaaagatcaaaataaaatatgctaatcaaacagtaaattaaaaagttatggcaaaaaaggtcacgttacgaactctacataaatgtcaaaaataccgtgtaATGCCccaaaagcgtttaaaaaatctagattgtacgttatatttcttgtgtgacagaatttaaacaaaaaaagcgggACTTCTTCGACAAAGCGGGACACTTTGGCGGGACATTCCCACAGCGGGGCAGTAAGACAAAAAGCGGGACGTCTGGTTATATTATTTAAATTGCGCAGATGCCCGGGGTCAATTCAAGCCAGCATGCATTTAAGTAATTATCATCATTAAAACAGTTGGTACTGAGGTGAGTAAATTTACCTGGAAATTATGAACGTTTTTGTGAACACTTTCTGCCTTGACAGAAGAAATAGGGGCAACATCCTGTCGGCCGGTCATGATGATCGAGTAGTTTTCGTCGGCGGCGATTGTCGTGGGTCGTGTCGAACGCAATGAATAATCGTCCTCTCTACGAAAACAATAAAGAATAATAATGTACttctgaatattaaaaaaaaaatcattttatacaATTGTCGAGTAAACTCATTCAAAGCAAAAATTGTGTTCTTCAAAAATTCAATAACAGACAAAAGTTGATATTCCTGTAGATTCTTGAAGAAAAACCACCGCATAGTAACGAGTTTCAAATGAATGAAGGAATTTATCATCAAAAATTTACCTCATATACATCTTCATTGAGTGATATCATTCGTTGACAGAAATCTAGCACAAACATTAATGTAATCCTTTCTTTTAATTAACGCACGTTTCAAAACTAAAACCTAGTTAGCGCGCACGGCAGCGAAAGTTACAGTTAAAGCTCTTCGACAATCTTCCTGAGGTTcgtttttcctccatttaaacatcacatttttgcatttcgcaaatatttttggGGCTTCAAAAACGAAATCTTTTGGAagtttttaatttggaaatggtGTAAGGGAATgatgaacaattcatttaatgtacatgttttttccttttagacatattttcttaattttaagccTCGAGACTCCTCATAAAAAATCTCAGCGAAATCTCGCATTCTCTTCTAAAAACATCACTTTTCTGAGCACTTTTCATAGAACCACAAGTCTGGAAAAGCCCTACATGTGTTCGTCATGCATACAAAGTCAAGTACTTATTTAATAGAACTTGTTTATTACTATAAAACACAATCAGTGATGCTAAGTCCTGAATCAAAATACGTGCACCTGCAAAAGAAACATTAAACGGAACACCGTACCGACTCCAAACATTAAAAGCCCTGCAGTACATAATATGTACCACCACAACACTGGCGTGCACAGAAATGTAGGAGCCCGACTTTTACGGGAGCCCCTCCATATATTGTTTACCCGTATATTTcacaactaatttttaaaaacttgggcGCCCTTTAGACTCGGGcccgagccaacaggtgtcccttctcctactctgtgcacgcccctgcaccACAAGCAACAACAGTTAGggtggcagcattgtgaagattACGAAGCAGTGACGTAGGAACTTAAATAAAGAGGGAGCCGGTTGGGGTCTATCAGGTCTAtcaaggaggatagaagaaaggTGAGACGCCGAAAGCTGCAAACTTGTCGCGAACAGAAGCGGATAAGGGAAGGGGAAGAGGAAAAGTCTaccaaagaaagcaatgatattCAATGTGGAGCACTAGGGAAAGCGTTCATAAAGAGAAACAAATATACCGCACTTTCATAACTTGTATTGTCAGAGAGTAAAATATGCTTTACTTATCACatacaacaaaattaaaaaactatatatttaagggggggcgaggtttcttatttttattcgtttttgttGCTAGTGAATGCAGTTTTGGAATGTAGAGTAATTATTCATTTCTCCCCATCACCACACGATTTCAGAAGCTTAAATGCACTTAATTTATGAAAAAGTATGTCTAAAACAGTGTTTTAGTTAGAATTAGTCGGAGTCTTTTAATAGTGTATAAACACGTAACAtataaattatactttaaaatgaggatttttttgatcttaaattttgaacattgtttgAAAGAACTGCAGAATACACAAAGtacagacattttttttattatgcacaATAAATGTTGACATATGGAAAGTAAAACAAATGTATAACAAGaactttaatttctcaaaaaatagcgtaatttaaaaaaaatttctgttacaTTTTCTTCGTCAAGAGCtccctcccaatttttttttttttttttttttttttcaaaaaaaaaatctgtctatTAGTTCATGATTTATATGTTGTTCAAGCCATTTCCATAAATGAGAAATTGTTACGTATATATTTGCCCTTTATTTCTGAGATTTTAAGGTTTGACTTTTAGTTGTAATATATTCGAATATAATGAATAATTACGTATCATATTATTAAGTAGCAATTTTATAAAGTTTACCTGCAtgatttttaaatcacaattaaaagccaaagtttaaaattacgGAAATAAAGCGTAAATGTATTGCGTAAaaccagtggcggatctagaactcgaGAACTGGAACAGGGAGGGGGAGGTGGCTAACCTCGGTCCAAGTGGGAAATCACTGTTTcagagagtcttttttttttttttcgtttttgcggGTACTCTCAATTCGTGGGGGGGGGAGCCTTGTTATCTAGTAATTTCACTCATAAAACAGGGAATTTCACACGGTAATAATATCTCACATTTGTTAAGCATTCGTTTTGTGTCCCAAAATCCCTGTCGCAGAGGATAAACAAACGTCTGCTCAGAGGAAAGTAATGAGAAATATTCTTAAGTTTTTCCAGCGTTGTTAAACCTAGAAAAACTCTCACTAgagtatttttcttacttttaactAGCGTATACGTCactgaaagcaatttttttacaGCACTCTCATTCCTGTGAAATTTCTGCCTTACCTCTACCCATGTCCGTGAGTTTTAATTTTCCGGAGAGGGGAGATGAGGGTAAattcaatacaattttttttccgaaaagcaacaaaaaccacgcctacttacattaaaagaattaatatttcacaACCAGTGGAGGCAATTATCCTCCCCTGCTCCCTCCCCCCAAATGAGGGTGCGCCTCTAACGTGGTATCGCTTGAGTGAAGACGTTACTTGTTTTtgcttcattacgccaaaaaatctaaTTCTTCTATAATCATGCCGCGTATCCATAATGTATTGTACTATTATCCGATTCGCGTTGAGAACAGAAGCGGCGTAAGAAGTCCGTGATTTATGCCTTTTCTGCACTAAATGAAAATTGTGGTCCCTAAACAAAATGCCTTATTGTACAAGG
This genomic interval carries:
- the LOC129228032 gene encoding MIF4G domain-containing protein A-like isoform X1; its protein translation is MKMYMREDDYSLRSTRPTTIAADENYSIIMTGRQDVAPISSVKAESVHKNVHNFQGQEDVFRREDLLKQARRSGQTSKSSRPPMEIYSPRKIITKNGSKVHFAEGNVIKKSSPPPSNSLPVELKSALKRSKSFTANEPNELDVIGFEKDAFPVEFQGLIRRAVLDPNSLPCQKLMELVRLICSKAVEHIQYSEPAARLCFSIIEKEHDHTFLESLQNCCREWFNERDKLLRMPILLSTGTTTSGLRRWTAYVSFLTELYFRVKNQHCQVVPPNATGNMPVQLIGPHPNSPMAHLALTLQTLLFECANIILKPPSLNSEAEVDVLRKMLVSVGKQLEADATMRMQHLVVNLHDAFVNPSINAHIRKTLLEIIELHASDWQLDLPQAVYYFPYTRL